One Streptomyces drozdowiczii DNA segment encodes these proteins:
- the yicI gene encoding alpha-xylosidase: MKFTDGFWQLRDGVHASYATELRDLRLDADRLIAYAAVQRVTRRGDTLNAPLITVEAYAPAEGVIGVRVTHLAGKRHPGPDFDLPGATGDAAAVAREDGGAAELTSGPLTLRLPADGFGLEFRDADGRLLTAAGRKGTAFATTGDGAHHMVAQLALGVGETVHGLGERFTPYVKNGQVVDMWQADGGTSSEQAYKNVPFYLSSRGYGVFVNHPGKVSFEVGSEAVGQVQFSVEDQTLEYFVVAGPTPKDVLSRYTALTGRPALPPAWSFGLWLTTSFTTAYDEATVTSFVDGMAERGIPLSVFHFDCFWMREYQWCDFQWDPAVFPDPEDMLARLKAKGLRICVWINPYIAQKSPLYAEGAARGYFVRTREGDVWQWDKWQAGMALVDFTNPEAAAWFQGKLRTLLGQGVDGFKTDFGERIPTDVVWHDGSDPERMHNYYTHLYNKAVFELLEKERGQGEAVLFARSATAGGQQFPVHWGGDCWSSFEAMAESLRGGLSLSLSGFGFWSHDIGGFEGTPDPAVFKRWLAFGLLSSHSRLHGSSSYRVPWEFGEEAVEVARRFTELKHRLMPYLYGAAVEAHRTGVPVMRPMLLEFPDDPAARTADRQYMLGPDLLVAPVFSADGEVEYYVPEGTWTHLLTGETVTGPAWHRDTYGFDSLPLLVRPGAVLPLAADTSRPDGDWTENLQLRVYAPDGTGNLHRTVTVPGLTGEPAATYEVTREDGTLRVTADTDRPYEAVVAGSSA, encoded by the coding sequence ATGAAGTTCACCGACGGCTTCTGGCAGCTGCGAGACGGTGTCCACGCCTCGTACGCCACCGAACTCCGCGACCTCCGCCTCGACGCCGACCGCCTCATCGCCTACGCGGCGGTCCAGCGCGTGACGCGACGCGGGGACACCCTGAACGCCCCGCTGATCACCGTGGAGGCGTACGCCCCCGCCGAAGGCGTCATCGGCGTCCGCGTCACCCACCTCGCGGGCAAGCGCCACCCGGGCCCCGACTTCGACCTGCCCGGAGCCACCGGCGACGCCGCAGCCGTGGCCCGCGAGGACGGCGGGGCCGCCGAGCTGACCAGCGGCCCGCTCACCCTCCGGCTCCCCGCAGACGGCTTCGGCCTGGAGTTCCGGGACGCGGACGGGCGCCTCCTGACCGCCGCCGGGCGCAAGGGGACCGCCTTCGCCACCACCGGCGACGGCGCGCACCACATGGTCGCCCAGCTCGCGCTGGGCGTCGGCGAGACGGTCCACGGACTCGGCGAGCGGTTCACCCCGTACGTGAAGAACGGCCAGGTGGTCGACATGTGGCAGGCGGACGGGGGGACCAGCAGCGAGCAGGCGTACAAGAACGTCCCGTTCTACCTCTCCTCGCGCGGCTACGGCGTCTTCGTCAACCACCCCGGCAAGGTGTCCTTCGAGGTCGGCTCCGAGGCGGTCGGCCAGGTGCAGTTCAGCGTCGAGGACCAGACGCTGGAGTACTTCGTGGTCGCCGGACCCACCCCCAAGGACGTCCTGTCCCGCTACACCGCGCTGACCGGCCGCCCGGCGCTGCCCCCGGCCTGGTCCTTCGGCCTCTGGCTGACCACCTCGTTCACCACCGCGTACGACGAGGCGACCGTCACCTCATTCGTGGACGGCATGGCCGAACGCGGCATCCCGCTCTCCGTGTTCCACTTCGACTGCTTCTGGATGCGCGAGTACCAGTGGTGCGACTTCCAATGGGACCCGGCCGTCTTCCCCGACCCGGAGGACATGCTCGCCCGCCTCAAGGCCAAGGGCCTGCGGATCTGCGTCTGGATCAACCCGTACATCGCGCAGAAGAGCCCCCTGTACGCGGAGGGCGCGGCCCGAGGCTACTTCGTCCGCACCCGCGAGGGCGATGTCTGGCAGTGGGACAAGTGGCAGGCGGGCATGGCGTTGGTGGACTTCACCAACCCGGAGGCCGCCGCCTGGTTCCAGGGCAAGCTGCGCACCCTCCTCGGCCAGGGCGTCGACGGCTTCAAGACGGACTTCGGCGAGCGCATCCCCACCGATGTCGTCTGGCACGACGGCTCCGACCCGGAGCGGATGCACAACTACTACACGCACCTGTACAACAAGGCCGTCTTCGAGCTCCTGGAGAAGGAACGCGGCCAGGGCGAGGCGGTCCTCTTCGCCCGCTCCGCCACGGCCGGCGGCCAGCAGTTCCCCGTGCACTGGGGCGGCGACTGCTGGTCCTCCTTCGAGGCGATGGCGGAGTCCCTGCGCGGCGGCCTCTCCCTGAGCCTGTCCGGCTTCGGCTTCTGGAGCCACGACATCGGCGGCTTCGAGGGCACCCCGGACCCGGCGGTCTTCAAGCGCTGGCTCGCCTTCGGCCTGCTCTCCTCGCACAGCAGGCTGCACGGCTCCTCGTCGTACCGCGTCCCGTGGGAGTTCGGCGAGGAGGCGGTCGAGGTCGCCCGGCGCTTCACGGAGCTGAAGCACCGCCTGATGCCCTACCTGTACGGGGCCGCCGTCGAGGCCCACCGCACCGGCGTCCCCGTGATGCGCCCGATGCTCCTGGAGTTCCCGGACGACCCGGCCGCCCGCACGGCGGACCGGCAGTACATGCTCGGCCCCGACCTCCTGGTCGCCCCGGTCTTCAGCGCGGACGGCGAGGTGGAGTACTACGTCCCCGAGGGCACCTGGACCCATCTGCTCACCGGCGAGACGGTCACCGGCCCGGCCTGGCACCGGGACACGTACGGCTTCGACAGCCTCCCGCTGCTGGTCCGCCCCGGCGCGGTCCTCCCGCTCGCCGCGGACACCTCCCGCCCCGACGGCGACTGGACGGAGAACCTCCAGCTGCGCGTGTACGCCCCCGACGGCACCGGGAACCTCCACCGCACGGTCACCGTCCCCGGCCTCACCGGCGAGCCCGCCGCCACGTACGAGGTGACCCGCGAGGACGGCACCCTCCGCGTCACCGCCGACACGGACCGGCCGTACGAGGCGGTGGTGGCCGGGTCCTCCGCGTAG
- a CDS encoding ABC transporter substrate-binding protein, with translation MSNRFTPRVAVPLTVVSALIGGAVLSGCGQQRDPDVYTVLNSSTDESYHRWDAQTLARCGKRLGVTIEQQSVPASQVMTKALRMASSKSLPDVLQLDASEMPTFADAGGLIPLKDLGLTTKDIPEGIVDFGSYEGTYYGAARTVNTLALFYNKDTLDKAGLKVPTTWDEMRETAKQLTRGKRYGLALSAGGAEDGVFQFTPFMWSNGGDETKLDSPEVAGALDYWKSLLKDGSLSKSTVNWTQADVNDQFMAGNAAMMINGPWQVETLNSKKGLHWGIAEIPVPTAGDDSVGPLGGGVLTVPNTGDDAREKMSAKIIGCMSGEREQITYALNSWMVPANAKAAAEWRRKVPELDALADQVATARSRTAKLGARWSSVSLALQSAFQSALTGESSEAALTRAQKRATSGN, from the coding sequence ATGTCGAACCGCTTCACCCCACGGGTCGCCGTCCCGCTCACCGTCGTCTCCGCGCTGATCGGCGGTGCGGTCCTGTCGGGCTGCGGCCAGCAGCGGGACCCGGACGTCTACACCGTCCTCAACTCGTCCACCGACGAGTCGTACCACCGCTGGGACGCCCAGACGCTGGCCCGGTGCGGCAAGCGGCTGGGGGTGACCATCGAGCAGCAGAGCGTCCCGGCCTCGCAGGTGATGACCAAGGCGCTGCGGATGGCGTCCTCGAAGTCGCTGCCCGACGTGCTCCAGCTGGACGCCTCCGAGATGCCGACGTTCGCCGACGCGGGCGGGCTGATCCCGCTGAAGGACCTGGGGCTGACCACGAAGGACATCCCCGAGGGGATCGTGGACTTCGGCTCGTACGAGGGGACGTACTACGGGGCCGCGCGCACGGTGAACACGCTGGCGCTCTTCTACAACAAGGACACCCTCGACAAGGCCGGCCTGAAGGTCCCCACCACCTGGGACGAGATGCGCGAGACCGCGAAGCAGCTGACGCGGGGCAAGCGGTACGGACTCGCGCTCAGCGCGGGCGGCGCGGAGGACGGCGTCTTCCAGTTCACGCCCTTCATGTGGTCCAACGGCGGCGACGAGACGAAGCTCGACAGCCCCGAGGTGGCCGGGGCGCTGGACTACTGGAAGAGCCTCCTCAAGGACGGCTCGCTCTCCAAGTCGACGGTCAACTGGACCCAGGCCGACGTGAACGACCAGTTCATGGCGGGCAACGCGGCCATGATGATCAACGGCCCCTGGCAGGTGGAGACCCTGAACTCCAAGAAGGGGCTGCACTGGGGCATAGCCGAGATCCCGGTCCCCACGGCCGGCGACGACTCGGTGGGCCCGCTGGGCGGCGGCGTACTGACCGTGCCCAACACCGGTGACGACGCGCGGGAGAAGATGTCCGCGAAGATCATCGGCTGCATGTCCGGCGAGCGGGAGCAGATCACCTACGCGCTGAACAGCTGGATGGTCCCGGCCAACGCGAAGGCCGCCGCCGAGTGGCGCCGGAAGGTGCCGGAGCTGGACGCCCTGGCCGACCAGGTCGCCACGGCCCGTTCGCGTACCGCCAAGCTCGGCGCGCGGTGGTCGTCCGTCTCCCTCGCGCTCCAGAGCGCGTTCCAGTCCGCCCTGACCGGCGAGTCCAGCGAGGCCGCCCTCACCCGCGCCCAGAAGCGCGCGACGAGCGGGAACTGA
- a CDS encoding carbohydrate ABC transporter permease — protein MSTTTVAAVPLTKKTAKPPNPARVRRRRRLAQWGFIAPAVIFMALFFGYPLVRNIVMSFQDYSPSTFFTGESPFNGTDNWSKVFNDELFGKALWHTVLFTIGSLIGQFCIGLGLAVFFNRRFPLNGVLRSLILLPWLVPMVVSGVVWRRILDQDTGVLNSFLGTIGLGGDTPWLTSTSMALVSVILVNIWIGIPFNMVILYGGLQEVPKELYEAASLDGASAWRTFRSITLPMLRPVITVVLVLGFMSTVKILDLILALTDGGPADSTQTLGTLTYQNSFVQLDFGAGAVVGNILILISAVFAVFYLRANRNEGK, from the coding sequence ATGTCGACCACCACCGTCGCCGCCGTGCCCCTGACGAAGAAGACCGCGAAGCCGCCGAACCCCGCCCGCGTCCGGCGCCGCAGGCGGCTCGCCCAGTGGGGCTTCATCGCCCCCGCCGTGATCTTCATGGCGCTGTTCTTCGGCTATCCGCTCGTCCGGAACATCGTGATGAGCTTCCAGGACTACTCGCCGTCCACCTTCTTCACGGGCGAGTCCCCGTTCAACGGAACGGACAACTGGAGCAAGGTCTTCAACGACGAGCTCTTCGGCAAGGCCCTGTGGCACACCGTCCTGTTCACGATCGGCTCGCTGATCGGACAGTTCTGTATCGGCCTCGGCCTCGCGGTCTTCTTCAACCGCCGCTTCCCGCTGAACGGCGTGCTGCGCTCGCTCATCCTGCTGCCGTGGCTGGTGCCGATGGTCGTCTCGGGTGTCGTCTGGCGGCGCATCCTCGACCAGGACACCGGCGTCCTCAACTCCTTCCTCGGCACCATCGGCCTGGGCGGCGACACCCCGTGGCTGACCAGCACGAGCATGGCGCTGGTCTCGGTGATCCTGGTGAACATCTGGATCGGCATCCCGTTCAACATGGTGATTCTCTACGGCGGGCTCCAGGAGGTCCCCAAGGAGCTGTACGAGGCCGCCTCGCTGGACGGCGCCTCCGCCTGGCGGACGTTCCGCTCGATCACGCTGCCGATGCTGCGGCCGGTGATCACCGTGGTCCTGGTGCTCGGCTTCATGTCGACGGTGAAGATCCTCGACCTGATCCTGGCCCTCACCGACGGCGGACCCGCCGACTCCACGCAGACCCTCGGCACCCTCACGTACCAGAACTCCTTCGTCCAGCTGGACTTCGGGGCCGGTGCCGTGGTCGGCAACATCCTGATCCTGATCTCCGCCGTCTTCGCGGTGTTCTATCTGCGGGCCAACCGCAACGAGGGGAAGTGA
- a CDS encoding carbohydrate ABC transporter permease — protein sequence MASTVRTPAASTRSTGRPKRRWGATVFGVLVLCVMLFPLYWMVNTALQPESGLLEVDPVPHGLDLSGFRSALTDQGGNLLTSLAVALGAVVICLAVSAPAAYGLAQFRLRGTRTIVFGTLITQMVPGIVIANALYSAYVDLGLVNSYAGLMLADASLGIPFAIVLMRSFMVAIPREVIEAAEVDGAGRFRTFVRVVLPMSRNSLITAGLFSFLYAWSDFMFALTLNTTDDVKPITLGIYQYIGAHVGDWGSVMAASVLSAVPAAVLLVLSQKYIAAGITGGSVK from the coding sequence ATGGCGAGCACCGTGCGTACCCCCGCCGCGTCCACGCGGTCCACCGGGCGGCCGAAGCGGCGGTGGGGCGCCACCGTCTTCGGCGTCCTGGTGCTGTGCGTGATGCTGTTCCCGCTGTACTGGATGGTGAACACCGCCCTCCAGCCCGAGTCCGGGCTGCTTGAGGTCGACCCGGTCCCGCACGGCCTGGACCTGTCGGGCTTCCGCTCGGCGCTCACGGACCAGGGCGGCAATCTGCTGACCTCGCTGGCGGTGGCGCTCGGCGCGGTCGTCATCTGCCTGGCGGTCTCGGCGCCGGCCGCGTACGGGCTGGCGCAGTTCAGGCTGCGCGGGACCCGGACGATCGTCTTCGGGACGCTGATCACGCAGATGGTGCCGGGCATCGTCATCGCCAACGCCCTGTACAGCGCGTACGTGGATCTCGGCCTGGTCAACTCGTACGCCGGTCTGATGCTGGCCGACGCCTCGCTCGGGATTCCGTTCGCGATCGTGCTGATGCGGTCGTTCATGGTGGCGATACCGCGCGAGGTCATCGAGGCTGCCGAGGTCGACGGGGCCGGGCGCTTCCGGACGTTCGTGCGGGTCGTGCTGCCGATGAGCCGCAACTCGCTGATCACGGCCGGTCTCTTCTCGTTCCTGTACGCGTGGAGCGACTTCATGTTCGCGCTGACGCTCAATACCACGGACGACGTGAAGCCGATCACGCTGGGCATCTACCAGTACATCGGGGCCCATGTCGGCGACTGGGGCTCCGTGATGGCCGCTTCCGTGCTGTCCGCGGTGCCGGCGGCGGTCCTGCTCGTCCTGTCGCAGAAGTACATCGCCGCCGGGATCACCGGTGGCTCGGTCAAGTAG
- a CDS encoding GH1 family beta-glucosidase, with translation MVEFPVFPPGFVFGAATASYQIEGAAREDGRGPSIWDTYSHTPGRTDGGDTGDVACDHYHRYREDVALLRELGVDSYRFSIAWSRILPEGAGTVNPKGLDFYSRLVDELLEAGIEPAATLYHWDLPQALEDRGGWRIRETAERFGEYTAVVAEHLADRVPRWITLNEPWCSAFLGYSVGRHAPGAQEGRGALAAAHHLLVGHGLAMKALRAAGVREAGITLNLDRNVPAAPTDADRAAVVRADTQHNLVWTEPILAGRYPATEEETWGELITGQDFRREGDLDLISQPLDFLGINYYRPIVVADAPHREPDPALRVATDNRYAEGQYPDVRRTAMGWPVVPESFTDLLTALKDAYGDALPPVHITENGSAEHDTVEPDGAVRDADRVEYLRTHLAALRSAMDAGVDVRGYYVWSLLDNFEWALGYAKRFGIVRVDYDTLERTPKESYRWYQALIAAHRA, from the coding sequence ATGGTTGAGTTCCCGGTCTTCCCGCCCGGTTTCGTCTTCGGCGCGGCCACCGCCTCGTACCAGATCGAAGGGGCCGCGCGGGAGGACGGACGCGGCCCTTCCATCTGGGACACGTACAGCCACACGCCCGGCAGGACGGACGGCGGCGACACGGGTGACGTGGCCTGCGACCACTACCACCGCTACCGGGAGGACGTGGCGCTGCTGCGGGAGCTGGGCGTCGATTCGTACCGCTTCTCGATCGCCTGGTCGCGCATCCTGCCGGAGGGTGCGGGCACGGTGAACCCGAAGGGCCTGGACTTCTACTCCCGGCTGGTGGACGAGCTGCTGGAGGCGGGCATCGAGCCGGCCGCGACCCTCTACCACTGGGACCTGCCGCAGGCCCTGGAGGACCGGGGCGGCTGGCGGATACGGGAGACGGCCGAGCGGTTCGGCGAGTACACCGCGGTCGTGGCGGAGCACCTGGCCGACCGGGTGCCGCGCTGGATCACCCTCAACGAGCCGTGGTGCAGCGCCTTCCTCGGCTACTCCGTGGGCCGGCACGCGCCCGGCGCGCAGGAGGGGCGCGGTGCCCTGGCCGCCGCGCACCACCTGCTCGTCGGCCACGGCCTCGCGATGAAGGCGCTGCGGGCCGCCGGGGTCCGCGAGGCGGGCATCACGCTGAACCTGGACCGCAACGTCCCGGCCGCCCCGACGGACGCCGACCGGGCCGCGGTGGTCCGCGCGGACACCCAGCACAACCTGGTGTGGACGGAGCCGATCCTCGCGGGCCGCTACCCGGCCACCGAGGAGGAGACCTGGGGCGAGCTGATCACCGGGCAGGACTTCCGGCGCGAGGGCGACCTGGACCTGATCTCCCAGCCCCTGGACTTCCTGGGCATCAACTACTACCGCCCGATCGTGGTGGCCGACGCCCCGCACCGCGAGCCGGACCCCGCGCTGCGGGTCGCCACGGACAACCGGTACGCCGAGGGGCAGTACCCGGACGTGCGGCGGACGGCGATGGGCTGGCCGGTCGTGCCGGAGTCCTTCACCGATCTGCTGACCGCGCTCAAGGACGCCTACGGGGACGCGCTGCCGCCGGTGCACATCACGGAGAACGGCTCGGCGGAGCACGACACGGTGGAGCCGGACGGTGCGGTGCGGGACGCGGACCGGGTGGAGTACCTGCGTACGCATCTGGCGGCGCTGCGGTCCGCGATGGACGCGGGGGTCGACGTGCGGGGCTACTACGTGTGGTCGCTGCTGGACAACTTCGAGTGGGCGCTCGGGTACGCGAAGCGGTTCGGCATCGTCCGGGTCGACTACGACACCCTGGAGCGCACCCCGAAGGAGAGCTACCGCTGGTATCAGGCGCTGATCGCGGCGCACCGCGCCTGA
- a CDS encoding GlsB/YeaQ/YmgE family stress response membrane protein gives MSFLWAIIAGLIIGLLAKLVVPGRQPIPLWLTVLLGIVGAIAGNALATAFGVRDTGGIDWIRHIFQIGVAAVLIAFISPMWARRRA, from the coding sequence GTGTCATTTCTCTGGGCCATCATCGCGGGACTCATCATCGGCCTGCTGGCCAAGCTGGTCGTTCCCGGCCGTCAGCCCATCCCCCTGTGGCTGACCGTCCTGCTCGGCATCGTCGGTGCCATCGCCGGCAACGCCCTCGCCACCGCCTTCGGTGTGCGTGACACCGGGGGCATCGACTGGATCCGCCACATCTTCCAGATCGGTGTCGCCGCCGTGCTCATCGCCTTCATCAGCCCGATGTGGGCCCGACGACGCGCCTGA
- a CDS encoding FG-GAP-like repeat-containing protein, whose product MAKISGRRPGRAVTRLAAAAITAALVATGAAATSASAAEVGDAPLFGLQGLNSSGTAYTYVPLGDGTLSSRVEFDTGMTGLAFVGQVDHDADNLADGRWQLGTSGNIWYYAADNSAAVKVGYGWDTYNTVVSVGQFGGAEGGDLLARDKKGDLYLYLGYGDGTLTKRLKVGYGWDTYTQIAGNGDLDGDGKGDLVARDKSGVLWLYKGTGNQKAPYAKRTKIGSGWNQYNTLFAAGDLNMDGRTDLVARNAKGELYLYAGTGNGAAPYKAKALIGTSGWNTYRLFF is encoded by the coding sequence GTGGCCAAGATCTCTGGCCGTCGGCCCGGACGGGCTGTCACCCGTCTCGCCGCCGCCGCGATAACCGCGGCCCTGGTCGCCACCGGCGCTGCCGCCACTTCCGCCTCCGCCGCCGAGGTCGGCGACGCGCCGCTGTTCGGCCTCCAGGGCCTCAACAGCTCCGGCACCGCCTACACCTACGTGCCGCTCGGTGACGGCACCCTCTCGTCGCGCGTCGAGTTCGACACCGGCATGACGGGCCTCGCGTTCGTCGGCCAGGTCGACCACGACGCGGACAACCTCGCGGACGGCCGCTGGCAGCTCGGCACCTCCGGCAACATCTGGTACTACGCCGCCGACAACTCCGCCGCGGTGAAGGTCGGTTACGGCTGGGACACCTACAACACCGTCGTCTCCGTCGGCCAGTTCGGCGGCGCCGAGGGCGGCGACCTGCTCGCCCGCGACAAGAAGGGCGACCTCTACCTGTACCTGGGCTACGGCGACGGCACGCTCACCAAGCGCCTGAAGGTCGGTTACGGCTGGGACACCTACACCCAGATCGCGGGCAACGGCGACCTGGACGGCGACGGCAAGGGCGACCTCGTCGCGCGCGACAAGTCGGGCGTCCTGTGGCTGTACAAGGGCACCGGCAACCAGAAGGCCCCGTACGCCAAGCGCACCAAGATCGGCAGCGGCTGGAACCAGTACAACACCCTCTTCGCCGCCGGTGACCTGAACATGGACGGCCGGACGGACCTGGTCGCCCGCAACGCCAAGGGCGAGCTGTACCTGTACGCGGGCACCGGCAACGGAGCCGCCCCGTACAAGGCGAAGGCCCTCATCGGGACCTCGGGCTGGAACACGTACCGCCTCTTCTTCTGA
- a CDS encoding FG-GAP repeat domain-containing protein, whose translation MRIAARAAAAALTAALVATGTSAVAADAPQPSLGASADQPAAAPAAAAAAANPHFSLYAVNSAGIAYAYGPNGKGGLTAREQYGQGWTGVTAMMQVDHQNDGESDGLWFRESNGDLGWLPFDSSAVKIGYGYNTYSKLVSPGQIGGAAAGDILAVDTKGDLYVYLGYGNGKVTKRIKAGYGWNIYSEIAGNGDLNGDGKNDVVARDKSGVLWLYKGTGNQNAPFAKRTQIGSGWNQYNRLVSTGDIDLDGKTDLIARKGGELYLYSGTGNAAAPYKAKKKIGTSGWDSYKFLF comes from the coding sequence ATGCGCATAGCCGCTCGCGCGGCAGCCGCGGCGCTCACCGCCGCCCTCGTCGCCACCGGCACCTCCGCCGTGGCCGCCGACGCCCCGCAGCCTTCGCTCGGTGCCTCGGCCGACCAGCCGGCAGCGGCTCCGGCCGCCGCGGCCGCCGCCGCCAACCCGCACTTCTCGCTCTACGCGGTCAACTCCGCGGGCATCGCGTACGCCTACGGCCCGAACGGCAAGGGCGGGCTCACCGCCCGCGAGCAGTACGGCCAGGGCTGGACCGGCGTCACCGCGATGATGCAGGTCGACCACCAGAACGACGGTGAAAGCGACGGCCTCTGGTTCCGTGAGAGCAACGGAGACCTGGGCTGGCTGCCGTTCGACTCGTCGGCCGTCAAGATCGGCTACGGCTACAACACCTACAGCAAGCTCGTCTCCCCCGGCCAGATCGGCGGAGCCGCCGCCGGTGACATCCTCGCCGTCGACACCAAGGGCGACCTGTACGTCTACCTCGGCTACGGCAACGGCAAGGTCACCAAGCGCATCAAGGCCGGTTACGGCTGGAACATCTACAGCGAGATCGCCGGCAACGGCGACCTCAACGGCGACGGCAAGAACGACGTCGTCGCGCGCGACAAGTCGGGCGTCCTGTGGCTGTACAAGGGCACCGGCAACCAGAACGCGCCGTTCGCCAAGCGCACCCAGATCGGCAGCGGCTGGAACCAGTACAACCGCCTGGTCTCCACGGGTGACATCGACCTGGACGGCAAGACCGACCTGATCGCCCGCAAGGGCGGCGAGCTGTACCTGTACAGCGGCACCGGCAACGCCGCGGCCCCGTACAAGGCCAAGAAGAAGATCGGCACGAGCGGCTGGGACAGCTACAAGTTCCTGTTCTGA